The genomic stretch AACAAACTCTTTCCTTCACTCATCATCCTGGGTGCTAGGAAAATATATGCACAGATCCCTCATTTCTAGGCTgccaatttttaacattttattgcaCTTGCTGCAGGTTTGTGCTATTCCTTAAGGAATGAAAATCTAAATAGAACTTTTTACATTTATGGTACAAACTCTCGCAGTTCAAATACCGCCGCTTTTTAGcatgaaatgattttttctttggGCTACTTTCCCGTCAACATGCCTTTTGGACGTTGTTCAATATTATCCCTGCACAAAGCAGCCCAAACTTGCTTTTCCCAAAACCCCAAATATCTGCCCACCTCCGTACTGGCATGTGGGACCTCCCTGCCCATCCTCGGATCTCAGGCTTGTCCACAGAAGTGAGTGCAGGTTGGATGGTGGTCAAGCCCATTAGTCAGTAGCAAGGTGAGGAAGAAGGGATGTGTACTTACGTTCTCTCTGCACTACATCCTGACGCCCTGCCCTCCACACACGTACACACTCCACCCCATCTTTCCAGGGTCCCTGCCTTCAGTCCCTGCTCCCAACTTTTGCCCTCTTACTTTCCCCTGATTGAATGAAGATAGCAAAAACCATCATGCTTAGGCTTTAAACGTCCAAGTTCTTAAGTCCTGAATCCCAACCCCATCTGACTCAACACCCACTTTGGACAAAAGATACTACTCCCTTTACTGGGAGTTACATTTTTAACTCTTACAATACACTTAaacacataatattttaaaaatcaatataatgcCCCAAATATAACATACTATAGAGAGAAAGTACATTACATAATATAACAGCAAGTTAGAATAAAATGGTATGTATCTCAATATGCAAATGGTCAGGCACAGCTAACTAGAAGAGGAAATTGTCAGATGTTTGCACCTACTTAGAATGAGTAAGTTTGGTCTTAAGACAAGTAACACATTTTGCAACTGAattttgttgccatttttctctgcATTGATGATTTGAACCAAAGGTTTAAGGATATAAGGATTTTTCTAAGGCAGCTAGATTCATGGGCCAGTACAGGTATGTAGAGGGAGCTCCAATACCACAAGCAACCTTGGGACTTGGTGATACGATTTTTCAAAATGTGGGCTCACATCATCATCATGGGCTTTATTCACCTACTTGAGTGTCTAGTGGGTCAGTCAACATTATGTGCTTGTCTATCCAGGGGCTTGCCAGACACCTAGACATCCTGGCCCCCATTCCCCCCAGTACCAATAGACACCCCCATTACTGTActcaacccacccccccccaaaaaagtcccCATACATTTCCCAAACATCATCTAGAGGGCAATACCAGCCATACTGAGAAGCGTTGCCTACACTTTGCCTCCTACACATGCTGGAATTCAAACAGACCTGTCACTCAAAGATTGAACCCAGTCATTCAGTGAGGTCCGCTCTCCACCAACTCAGAGCTAATGCTCTCAAGTGGTGGGTGTGGCTGAGGAGCTGGCCAAGTAGCTGGAGCTGAAGAATTAATAagcaagaaaagataaatatgctGTCCTTGACAGTTGGGAACAATTGCCATGCAGGGGAACTTGGcaatatttatgaaatgttaaGTGTACAAACCCTTTAATTCTGCAGTCCTACTTCTACGAATTCATGCCGTAAGTAACCTTGTGCATGTGCAGAATGATGTATGTTCAAGGAGCTTCCGTTATAATTGGAAAATACTGGAAACTATTTAAATTCTTAACAATAGGGCCCTGGCTCAATGAATTAAAGCACATCCATGTAAAGGGCTATTCTGTAGTCTGTAGATATTGAGGTAGAATTATGCCAACAGTCCAAAGTGACCTCAAGATATGTTttaagtgaggggcgcctgggtggctcagtcggttaagtatccaacttcagctcaggtcatgatctcgcggtccgtgggttcgagccccacgtcgggctctgtgctgacagctcagagcctggagcctgtttcagattctgtgtctccctctttctctgaccctccccttttcatgctctctctctctctctctctctctctctctctgtctcaaaaataaatgttaaaaaaaaaaaagatatattttaagtgaaaaaggtGAAGTAGAGAACATTATGTACTATGTGCTTATattgggattgtgtgtgtgtgtgtgtgtgtgtgtcacttaTTTGATGCACTTGTATATGCGTGGACTCCCTTTGGAAGAATTTACTATAAACTAGAATCACTCTTTGCCTCTACGGATGGTATAAGGATGGGGTGAGGGTAagacttcattttcattcatttcatttcagtttgtttcgttttgttttgtttcatttcattcatttcatttcattcattattttctacCTTTTCAGTTGTGAATGATGTGCATTCAATACCTATTCAaaccttctaattttatttttacatatttatttttaaatgtttatttcaagagagaacGAGAGCACACATggacacaagcagggaaggggaagagagagtgagagagagagaaagggggtgctctggtgagggaggggcagagagagagagagggagagagagagaatcctgagcaggctacatgctgtcagtgcaaagcccgacatggggctcaatcccatgaaccatgagattgtgatctgggctggaatcaagagttggatgcttaactgactgagccacccaggtacccctaaatttatttttcaaaactaagaGCTCTCCCCAGGAGGGTTGCCCTGGGACAGCTGTGACCCCAGGCATtaattcaaagaaggaaaaatggccTGCACTGGGCACCAAGTGGGCTGATAAGGCGGGACGTGTCCCTGCTGGGAGCTGAGACCACTGAGGGACACACTGTGTCCTCTGCCGTAAGGGGCCCCAGCTCCAGAGGGAAGCTGGATTGGCAGGATCATAGAACTTGAGTCTGCTTATTAACTTTTCCCAGGTATAACCATAGAGGCTTCTTTTAAAACCTTCTACAAAGGGAACTGAGCCCAGCGACCGGCCTGAGGACAGTGGCAGCCTGTTTCCCCAGCAAGTACTGTTCCTCTTGTCTTTCCAGTATGAAAAGTAAAGACTTATTCTGCGTGGAGATCAGTGACTGAGAGCTGAACGCTTCTCATACTTGTTACCCATTCATGAGGCAACCTCCCATTTCAGGTGGCTCTTACATCCCTGGCGAAAGAAATGGTGCTGAAGACAATTCCTGTGACCGTTTGGGAGTCAGTGATCCAGCCGAGGGTCAGCAAATGGCTTTTCACTCACCACCAAGCACCTCATACAACCAGTCTACTAAACTATAAGAGTTGTTTGCACCgtaaatgtttattgatcacTTAGCATGCGTCCAGCACATAAGTCACAGTTCCTGTCCCCTGGCATATGGGTCAGTGGGCTAGTCATATAGACGAAGAGGTCAGTCAACAGATTTATTGAGCAACTGCTATGTACCAAGCACGGTTGTaggaaattaagataaaatatggTAAGCTCTAACACTGAATGTTAGCAAAGTGCTAGAGGAATAAATCTGCAGTGTCACATAACCCCTCAGTCCTGACCTTGAGAGTGCCTGCAGGCCCAGCTTCCCATCGCCAGCAGCTGTAACTGTCCCTGTACGGGCTTCCCGTGGGAGCTAGAAACCCCTTTGACCCACACACACAGTGGGCCAGAAGCACTAGGGAATTAATTACCGCCCTTCCTCCGGGAACCAGCCTCAACCAGTGACTGCATGGAGTTGATGTATAAACACCCAGCTCCCTCACCCACTCAGGTAAGATAACTCTGAAGTACGAGTTCTGCACTCACCCGAGGGGTCCCCAGTGGGATTAACTACCACCCAAAAGTGTCCCTTGACGCTTATCATTGTGATGTTGCTTACTCACAGGCTGTTTTACTCACCTGTTGGTGTCTGGGTCTGTCTTACCTGACAGGACCTTCCTCCCCAGATTTGAGGGATTCCACTGATGTTACAGAAACGCCAGTGAAAGAGGAAGATATTTTCCACATGCAGCTATGGTGCAGCCTGCTATGGGCTTAATGCGTTTTCCCAAAATCCGTATGCGGacgccctaacccccagtgtgatggtattaggaggtcaGACCTTTgaagataattaggtttagatgaggtcatgagggcgAGGTCCTcatgatggaattagtgccctaACAAGAACAAAACCATAGAGCTTGCTGTCTCTgtaccacgtgaggacacagcaggaagagAGCCCAAGAAAAGAGCTCCGACCAGGCCCCCGGCCATGAGGGCCCCCTGATCTGGGTCCTCTCGGCCTCCaggctgtgagaaataaatgcgtactatttaagccacccagtctacggtgttttgttatagcaactCAACTAGTCCCCTCGGCTCCCTGGTAGTTATTCCCACCTCAGCCATCAGCTTCTCTCTTCTCTATGGAGAACTTTCTCTGGCCCTGCAGGAGCAGGGAGGCCTATTCAGAAGTGAAGGGGGAGCTGACACCCTGGAGAAGCCTTCAACCAACGGGCCACAGGAGCTGGTGAGTAAATGCCCCAGACTCTCCTAGCCTCAGGTAGTCACCTTCCAAGAGATATCTCATAGAGCCCCCAGTGGGACTGCTCCACACCAGGAACCCACTCATCAGCATGCACCagactgttttctctctctcttccctgctccctcccccctgctccctTGAGCTCCCAGATAAACCCCCTGTGCCCAGGTGCTTGCCTCAGCCCTGCTATTGTAGCACTCAAACTAAGACAAGACGTTCTAGGGAACTCATCATTCGGGAGAGGAAGCACTCTTCACAATGACCACAGCTACTTCCTTCTTTTCAGTCAAACTGTTCCAGGTCATAGCAGATGACACTGGCTCCGTGGGCCTTTGAGAAGTTCCAGGACAAATAATGGCATTTCTAATACATGTTCGAGGGGAAACACTCAAGACCCAAAATAGAAGCCTTCAAACCAACACATCAGGAATCAGAGCAAAGAGTCTCCTGACTTCTTTCAAACGGGGGTTACTTGTAACAAGTTTAAATTCTGTGGATAATAAATTAGGAGGCTCTAGTATGTCCCTGTAAATGCCACTGAGTTTTCTACAAGTGCAAAATGGACATATGTCTTTGAGATCCTTCCCGTGGCTAAAAATCCTACATTGAAGTGATTGCATCTGTTGCAAGGACCACCCTCTGGAGACACCTCCTTAACTCTAAACAGGACTTCACTTAACTGCTTTTCAGCACAATCAGATGGAAATTTCGAGATTCTAAAACCAGTTAAAGTCTCACCACTGCTCTGTCTCAAATGCTACATCTGGATACGGCTTCCATGCTCTCAGCCCCCTGCACGAGGGGAAGGACCCTCCACATTCTGGACCCCAGCTGGTGAGTCTTGCTCAGTGGTAACGGGGTGAGGGTTGggcaggtgggggacagagagggcaCTGCTCAGGGCTCATTCTCAACGTGCTCCTGGACTGCCCATGCACAAGCAGTGAGTTCAATCTTCTATTAATTAGACTCATTACCTACCTCACCCTCATATCCCAAACCTGCTCTCATACCTGAATTCCTTGTCTTGGGTAATTCtccacaccctcctcccctggctcACGACATGGAGCCTCGAGGTCAGCCTCAGTCACCCAGTTTCACTGCCTCCACAGGCTTCTCGAACACCAAGAGGTTAATAGTGGCTGTTCCGGGGTGatggaatttttccttttttccctacttttacttattttctgaattatctctgatgaacacattACTTTCATAATGTTTAGTATGTTTCATAATAATTAATAGTTTCATAATGGGTTATAATCCTAAATATAAATCTATCTTGATCCCTCCTGGCCTTCCTAACAGATCCTGACTTACGGTCTCCCCTCTCACTTGGAACACCTTTCACATCACAACCAGACTCTTCTTTCTGAACCCGGAGcctcattccttccctccccctcatCAAAACATTTCTCTGGGATGGTGCCCGACCTCCTCCACCCAGAGGGTCCCCCAAatacatcagaatcaccagggGGTGTATGtacatttacttgtttttttctgctcCCCCATTATACTGTCATCATTGTTCATACTGAATccccaatgcctggcacaaagcaagggttcaataaatattaattattaatgaaatgcatggaaggaaggaagttaagTAACCGGCTTACCATAGGGAAATtctacagcagtggttctcaatgtaTGCTTGGGGGCCACCAGGAGGCGCATCAtggggaacttgctagaaatgcagattcttgggcctcACCTCAGAATCAGAAGCTCTAGCGACAATTGAACAAGCCCGTtacgtgatttttaaaaaaattttttaaaaacatttattcatttttaatgagagagacagagcatgggtgggggaggggcagagagagagggagacacagaatctgaagcaggttccaggctctgagctgtcagcacagagccggacctggggggctccaactcaggaaccgcgagatcgtgacctgagctgaagtctggcgcttaaccgaccgagccacccaggcgcccctccatgatTCTGTTTGATAACAAGTTTATGTTCCCAGAAATGTCTTGGCCACGGTCAGGAATAAAACTAGTCTCTCCAACTGAACTACACAACCTTCGCAGCAGACTCGTGGGAAAACATTTTATCTGCTGCCTTTTCAGAAACGTTTCCTTTAGGTTGCAGAAATACTGCAGCGTCTAGAGTTTAGAAAGGGGGAGGGGTGCAACCAGAAgtgtctcccccgccccccacccctgccgcctcGCAGCGCTCCCCGTGGTCCCGCCATCTCCGGAGCCCCACAGCTGAGCCCCACAGATGCCAGTTCTGAAAGAAGCACTTCCAAATCCtctggagggaaaggagaagaggaatggAGGGTCCTGGGACGGGACGAGGGGTAGACGCGACCCCCCGGGTCTCAGGCTGGGAGGCCTCGGTGGCGAGGCGGTTGGCGGTGCCTTTCGCGGGGACGCGGCGAACTCGAGCACCAACGCAAATGGCTTCAGGTCGGCGACGGGCTTGGGCACCACGGCGCCCTGGCGCCGGTCGCCTGGCACACGAGCCAGGGGCGCGATCGCGCAGGGAAGGACGCGGGGCGGCCTCGGTGCCTCGTTGCCCCCTGCGGGCGTCGAGTGACCCCTGCTCGTCCAAGCCGAGCAGCCCCCGCTGGCGCGGAGACCGGGCCCGGGCGTGGGCGCTCGGCGACTCCGGGAAGGTGGGAGCGGCGGATGCCGTTGCCGGAGGGGAACGCGGAGCGGGGGCTCTCTGGGACGCTCGCTGGCGCCACTTGTCGGCGACCGGGAGCCGCGCGCGCCGCGAGCAGGAGCTAATTCAGCCCCGGAGGAAAACACAGCCCTTTCCCAAACTCTGAGCAAAGCCCTGTGGtgtcatccccactttacagccGCGTGAACAGAGGTTGGGAGTCCAGGAGCCAGCTCCGGCCGGAACCCTTTTCACTGGCCGGGGAACACAAGCCCTAGGAATCCTGGAGAACCTCCAGGGCTTTTCCTAGGACCGCGAAGAAGACAGTGaagacccctccctccccctggaaGCCCACTCACTGATCCAAACATCCAGAGAGCAGCCAGGGAGGTTCCGAGGGGAGCCAACACCCCTCCAGCTCAGAATTACACTTCTGACCCCCAGCCCTGTCTagtcaccccaccccaccccgcccgccGCGTCCCCGGTTCCCTGGCCGGCCCCTGCGGTCCCCAAAGCAGACTAAACTCTCCAGCAGCTTCTCCATCCTGGAGGAGATTCCCCACACCTAGGCTTCCCACCCTagaatgagaaagggagagggagcgGGACAGATCTGGGAgaggaagcccccccccccccccgacagagAGGGGGGCGGGACACCCGACACCAACTCCACAGAGCCATCGCCCCCTCTCTCCCAGGAGCCACTTCAATCGGTCGTCGCCCCAGTGGCCGCCCCGGAGCACGTGTTGCTGCCCGTCTGCGTCAAGGCTGGCTAAATAGATGACTGGCTAACAGCGCCGGGAGGGGCTATTTAAGCAGCAGCCTCCTGCCGGCCCACCCTGAACTTGGCTGGGCTCCCCGCCGCTCCGGTGGAAACGCGAAGCCAGCTGCGTCCTACTCTGAAGGTAGGTTCCGCACTCTCCCGCGGGGGATCCAAGTGTTCAGTTGGCTGAAGAATACTGTCTTCAGTTTGGTAcgctttccatttttctgcttcctgtgCCTTCTTTCCGACAGCTCGAAAGACCTTGCTCGAGGTCAGAGACAACAAGGAGGTCTGGGTGGGTACAGCTGACGGAGAGACTTCCAAGCGCCTGCTTTGTTCTCAGCAGCACGCAATGCCGGGATATCTATTTGCTGGGATTAGCATGCAAAGTGGGGTTTGCTAGATGTTGCACAGAAGTGCCAGGTACTTTGCAATCTCTTCAAATAAACTACCAAGAGGTTTTAAGATTTAAACTCATTTTCTAAACGTTGCAGAAAAAGTCAGGGCTTTGGGGATCGAAACGTGCGAGTGTTACCTGCTCGTGGATCCAAGATGCAGCGGAGTTTTGCCAACGACTGAAGACGGAGCGcatatttctgattttgaaaagCCATTCTTGTGGTTTGCGTGGTGGTTTACTGCCAATTCCCATCTACACCTTAAAGAAACTTTATaaatatggcttttatttattgttcccacattttattttatttttttaatttcttaacgtttatttatttttgagacagggagagacagcatgaacgggggagggtcagagagagagggagacacagaatctgaaacaggctccaggctctgagcggtcagcacagagcccgaggcggggctcgaactcacggaccgcgagatcatgacctgagccgaagtcggatgcttcaccgactgagccacccaggcgcccctactgttcCCATATTTTAAACTGCGCTACTCATTTTTCGCCGTTTATGAAAGCTTTTTAGCTGTCAAGGATCTCATTTCTCCCACGGAGTCTTCTCTCCGGCTAATTTTCCCATCTTTAATTAATCTCTTGCTTTTCTAGTTAGAAGACAGACGCTTTAAGAACACTTTCTGGCACTAAAGGGAAACAGAAGATTTTCCTTCTGCTAACCAGGGCAGAAGACAGGGTCTCCGTCCCATACCGGGGCACGGGTGTGGTTCCCCCAAAAGACAAAAGGAGCGCGCTTGGAGCTCCCGTCGGCGCTTGGCGGCGCTTGGCGAGCCCCCGTGCCCTAGAGCTTGCGCGAGTGTGGCGGGTCTGGAGCCCCGCGCGTTTGGACTGAGCCCCCTTTTCCAtagcccaggtgccccaaccctccGCGAGAGGCCGCGACGCCCCACCTTTTCGTTCACGTCCCCTCCTCTTCGCTCTCCGCAGCCATGAACGGAGGCGTGTGCCTGTGCGTGCTGATGGCTGTACTGGCGGCGGGCGCCCTGGCGCAGCCGGTACCCGCGGCGGACCCTGCGGGCCCAGGGGcgcagcaggaggaggaagcgCTCCGGCGGCAGCTGAGGGCCGTGCAGAAGGTGGACGGCGAGCCCCGAGCGCACCTGGGCGCGCTGCTGGCCAGATACATCCAGCAGGCCCGGAAAGGTACGGATGCTCATTCATCTGTGGGGTCCTTATCCCTCACTTCCGCCCCCGCGCGGGGCTCCCAATCCCGACCTTCTTCCCTAGCGTCTGGCGGATGGAGGTGCGTGACCTCTCCAAACCGAACACAGGCCGCGCGTTAGGCTGAAAgggttttcactttcttttcccaATTGTACTGCACCGGGCGGTGTGGTTTTCTGGACGTCCTTTGTAGCAAACTGAGAGCTAGTGTGGAAGATTACATTTATTGGGGAAAAccgtttttaaaagctttcttgaAACTGACGTTTGGTACGTGTTGCTGTTTAAGCTCAACACCACATTATGAAGACGTTAAAAGGTAATTGCAGAGCAAATTACTGACTCAAAAAAGGTTTTCAGTTCTACTACATACCCTCTACTGAAAATGCAGAGGAATCTGAAGCCACTCTGACGCTGACACTTGAAAGCCCCCCCTGGCAGGAAAGAATCAATGCTGGGAAAACGTTTGAGTTCTGACTGCAACCGTTGAAAAAGAAGTGACAACGTGTCAGGTTTCCCAGAAGAACATAACAGGAGGAAAGAGTCAGGAGCAGTTTTGAGTTCCCCTCGTCAGTGATTTCAAATGATCACCCAATAGACccgtttgtttttattttgctgttggaGAAATGGTCCCAGTTGCAGCAGGAGCCCTCAAGCCACAGATTTCTCAGCATCAAAGTCTTTCTCCAGGAATAAGGTGACTGGGGGGCTCACTAGCTGAGTGCCATGCTATcaaccctgcccctctcctgggccTGTCGCATCTATAAAGCAGGGATGAGGCCACAGTTCCCCTAGGTCCCTT from Panthera uncia isolate 11264 chromosome C2, Puncia_PCG_1.0, whole genome shotgun sequence encodes the following:
- the CCK gene encoding cholecystokinin, translated to MNGGVCLCVLMAVLAAGALAQPVPAADPAGPGAQQEEEALRRQLRAVQKVDGEPRAHLGALLARYIQQARKAPSGRMSVIKNLQSLDPSHRISDRDYMGWMDFGRRSAEEYEYPS